TTGTTTCTATAAAAGATAATGGAGCACTCAATGCATTGGTGGGTGAATGTGATTCAAGGGAAGATATTCCTGAAATGATGGAGGTTTTAGCACAACAAGTTGTTAGAGCTGTTAAGATGGTAAATTACCCAAAAGATGTCGACTCTATACTGAGCAACTATCACCAGGGAAAAATTACCTATGGAGAGACAGCTGATAGCTTAACAGATCTTGCTTCGAAAGTGTCTGGAGCATTTACTGTTCATTGTGCATTGTTTAACCATTATAGAGGAAATGCAGAGATGAGGGGTAAATTAATTGAGGAGGGAGAAAGGCTTATTGATTTGTTTGATTCCGATAATGAAGAACATCTCAAGTGCATGTCAATATTTGGAATAGATATTTTTTATGAATTAGCAAATACTTATAGTATGTTGGGTAGGACTGATGAGGCAATAGATGTTTACAGGCGGGCAGTACTGATAACTCCTTTCAATCATGTTAACTACTATCGCCAGTTAGGGGCTTTATACAAATTGGAGAATAATATTGATGAGTCATTGAATGCGTATAACAAGGCAGTTAATTTGGATCCAGTTAACTTTGATACGAGATTTAAATTGGCCTTGATGTATGAGGGGTGCGGATATCTCTCAAATGCAATTGAACAATTTCGTTCTTGCCTGCGCTATGCTCAAAATTCAAGTGAAAGTACAAAAGCAAAAGAGAAGTTGAATCAGTTAGAAGTAAGAATAGGAAGGCAGTAGGCAAATTCATGGTGGTATGTTTTTCCCCAAATTTTCACAACATGTCTTTTTTTACAAAAATGAAAGATGGATATTTCATCAAAACTCTTTTCATCACCAAGAGTTTGTATAAAAATTAAACGTCACCTGTGGATACCCGTAAACACAGTAAGAATGATATATTTTTTATTATTTATAAAATTGAGAGAGGGTAGGTATGGATTCAAAAGGGATAATTCTTATAGTTGATGATGATGAGACGATTCGTCTTACAATGAAGGATTTTTTAAAGGGACAAGGGTATGAGGTTCTTCTTGCTGAAAATTGTGAGGAGACATTAGAGAAAACAGAAGAATTCTTGCCCGATTTAATACTTTTAGATTTAAGATTACCGAACGTAGATGGAATGGAGTTGCTTGAAAAGGTAAAGAAAATAGATCCAACTGCCTTAATGATTGTTATGACAGGGTATGGGAGTATTGATTCAGCTGTAGAGGTTATGAAGTTAGGGGCCTATGATTATCTGGAGAAACCGTTTAAATTAGAACGTTTAAGGCTTGTCATTGAAAAGGCATTAAGAAACCGTGCATTAAGAAGAGAGGTACTTGAATTACAGGCACAAAAATTAACTTTTTCTGATGAACCAAATGGATTGATTATTGGTAATAGCCCGCAAATGAAAGAAATTTACGGGCTTATTAAACAGGTATCAAAAAGTTCTTCAACGACGGTGTTGATACAGGGAGAGAGTGGTTCCGGAAAGGAGCTTGTTGCACGTGCTGTTCATCGGCTAAGTTCTCGTAAAAACGAACGATTTATGGATATTAATTGTGCTGCTCTGACAGAAAGTCTTCTCGAGGCTGAATTATTTGGATATGAAAAGGGTTCTTTTACGGGTGCTACTGCTGCAGGTAAACTTGGTTTATTCGAAGTAGCGGACAAAGGAACGATCTTTTTAGATGAAATAGGGGAGATGGGGGTTTTATTACAGGCAAAGCTTCTCAGGATATTACAGGAGAGACAATTCAAAAGGGTTGGGGGAATAAATGACATCAAGATTGATGTTAGGATTATTGCTTCAACAAATAGAGATCTAGAAAAAGAAGTGGCAGCAGGAAATTTCAGGGAAGATCTTTACTATCGATTGAAGGTATTGCCCATTTATGTTCCCCCACTGAGGGAAAGAAAGAATGATATTCTCTTATTGGCAAAACACTTTATTTTTATATACAACAATGAATTTAAAAAGAATGTGTATCAAGTTCCTCATGAGACTGAAAAGGCGCTTCTGGAATATCATTGGCCCGGAAATATTAGAGAGCTGAAAAATGTTATAGAGAGAGCGGTGTTAATTGCAAATGGGGACACGTTATTACCGAAATATGTTGCGATAATTAATTCATATAAAAAGACATCGATAAATGAGAGCTGTGTTGATGTTGAAAATAATGATGAGGATAAAGGTGTTTCGAATGATCGTTCTCTTTCAATTATAGAAAAAGAACATATTCAAAAAATTCTCAATGACACCTCCTGGAGGAGAGCTGAAGCTGCAAAAATTCTGGGTATTAACAGAACGACCTTATACAATAAGATTAAAGAATACGGGCTTAATCAAAAATAAATTATAAAAATTTAAACTCAAAAGTATGTTTTTTTTGTTCTGTTAAAGACTGGTAGCTACGTTGTTGTATGCATTCCATAGGTGTTTTGGGTAATTGCGCTATGAAAAAAAGGATATTGTTAGTAGATGATGAAGAAACGTTGCGATGGGCTTTGTATGAAGCCTTATCAGAAGAAGGCTACGAAGTGGATGATACCAATGACGGGATTGAAGCTTTAGAAATGATTAAAAATACTCATTATGATTTAGTGATCAGTGATTTAAGTATGCCAACAATAAATGGATTACAATTGGTGTCTGAAATAAAGGAAATAAGACCAGCCACAAAAGCAGTTATTATTACTGCCTATGGATCGACGGAAGCTGTAATTGAGGCCATGCATTTAGGAGTATCGGATTTTATAACAAAACCATTCAAGATTGAACATATCAAGAATGTCATCCTGAGCGCAATGAGTGATGCGGCGAACTCAGAGGGTGAAATCTGCGGTGAGGTAGAAAAGGGAAATGATGAATCGGACAGACAAACAGAAAATTATTCCATTGAAAGAACTCTGTCAGATACACTGAATTATAGTTTTTGTGACGTTGTTGAAACTGGACATTTCAAGGTGATTCTGTTTGTTTGTTTGCCTCGGGATGTTGATACAAAAAATATAGATGTTAGGGTGGTATCGGTTTTTCGTTATATGGCAAAAATAGAGAAATCTTCAGCCGTAATCGTAGATGGATTGAACCAATATCTATGTGAAAATATAAAGAATCGCTATCCTGTTGCACTGTTTTGTGCTGTATTTGACAAGCAAAAACACACGTTATCTTATTCTGCCAATGGAAAAGCGCTTGCTGGTTTTCTTATTAATTCCGATAGAGAAATAAAAATACTGAATAATTCCATTTATCCATTGAATATGTTTCCTTGGATAAAATATACGGAGAGTGAAGTGAGCGCACTATTAAATAACAAATTAATTTTATTACACAATGATGTGTTTTTGGAAAAAATGAGAGATAATAAAATTACCACAGATGAATATTTAAATAAAATCATCCATAAATACAGCGACAACTGTGGAATAATGGCAAAGCATATACATCAGATAATAAGTGCAAAGAATCAAGCCGTTGATGGAGAGAAGGATGAGGTTGTTGTGGTATTGAACCTTATGGAAAAAAAAGACATTTTTTGGGAAGAAAAGATATTTATTTCAGTACCTCTTGGCAGTTATGCAAAAACAGTCGACATGCTTGATCAGAAACTGATACCTGTAGTTTCCGATAGTTTTAAGAGATATGAAATTGTTACGTCACTGAATGAAGCTATTATGAATGCTGCCTCTTTTGCATATACCAATAACAGAGGAGAGGTACTGGTTAAATTATTGAGATTAGAGCAGGAGATACTTGTTGAGGTTTCTGATTATGGCTGTGGATTTGATGCTCAACCCTATAATGAGGTGCGCGATAAAGAATGCAATGATTTTATACATAAAAACGGAAGGGGTATTTTTATTATGGGAAAATTAATGGACAGGATGATGATTCAATCCAGCAGTGCATCAGGAACTTCAGTATTTATGGCTAAGCGAGTAGCAAACAATGGAAATTGAAATACGGGAAAAAGAAAAATCTGTAATAGTAGTGCCAAAAGGAGATTTACTATTTGAAGGAATTGACACGCTCGAAATGTCTTTAAGAAGATTACGTGAAGATGGTCGTTGTATCATGCTGGATTTATCGCACACAAAATATGTGTCTGCAAAGGCGTTAGGGGTCATGGTGTCCTCTGTTCAGTCTTTTAAGGATAAGCAGAAAAGGTTAAAATTTTTTAATGTAAATGAATATATGAAAAAATTCTTCGATCGTATTGGCATTTTTAAGCTGATTGAGATATTTGATAGTGAAAAAGATGCTATTGAAAGCCTTGCGCCCAACGTTGGAATACACGAAAAAGAACTTTTATGGTCTAAGGAAAAATTTATTTCCTAATGTATGGAGAAGAGCAAATATGTCTGAAGATACTTTTCATGAGTCACAAGAAAAAGTAAGAAGGCCTGAAAGTTCAATCGCAGAAAATTTTGCAGAAAGCATGGAATATCCACAGGGTGAGCATTCAAGAGAAGTGAAAAAAAGCACACAAACAGGAAAAAATAAATCCAGAAAGCTCTCCTCCTTTACACATTACGGAGCGACAATAGTAGTAATGATTACGGTCTTGGGAGTTATCTTTTGCCTGTTTCTTGTAAAAAAAGGTTGGTTGCTCCAGGGAAATACAATGGTTGAACGTATTGTGGAAAAAAAACTGGAAGAGACATTAGCGAAGTATCTGGATACAGAGAAAAACAACGAAAACAGTGAAGATAAAAATGAAATTACCGAGAAAGAACCTACTGGGGAAGAAATGGATGGTAAAAGGTTGAATTCGCAGGGTGAACAGGTTATTGAGGAGGAGGACAAAACGGAATATGTGCTGGAAGCCAACAGATTGTATGAACAGAAAAATTATAAGCAGGCAACCATGTTATATGAAAAAGGCTTGAATAAAGCCATGCCTTTTTTAAATGAAGATTTTTTAGTGTATCGCCTTGGCGACTGTTACTTTAATAATAGAAATTATGAAGAAGCAATAAAAATTCTTCGAACGATAACCAATGAATATATTAATAGCCCATACCAGTTGAAAAGTAGATTTAAAATTGGAGAGTGCTATGCAGGTATGGGGTATTACAGGAAGGCGAGAGAAACTCTTTATTCTGTAGTTGCGCAGGAAGGTTCTTGTGCTGAAGAGGATAAATCACTAGTGGTAGAATCATACTTTAAAATAGGAAGTTATTATATGAAAGAGGCTGAACGACTTCACAAAGCGGTTGCTTTAGAAATTGATAACGAAGATAGTTCTACGTCTGAATAGTCCTGCTATGTTTATGTATTGCAAAAAATGGTTTTGTAATGATTCGTTAGGTATGCACATGAAGAGAAAGTTCTATACTAGGTGGTGGTGGGTGTCCTGTATAGTAATAGGCATATTTGTAACAACTCTTGTCCACGGTGAGCAGATAATGGAGGCCGCATCTCATTTGCAGGGTAAGCTTAATGAGGAAAAAAATGATCTGGAAAAACTCCGGACACAATTACAAATACTAAAAGTGGAGATGTATGAGAATCAAAAGATTCAGGAGGCAAAAGATAAAAAAGGAAAAGAGCAAGGCATGGGTAAACAAATGACAAAAACTCCGATAGTAATCAATCCAAATGAAAATATTCTCATAACAAAGGAAATTGATGACTATGATATTCCCGTATATTCAATCGATGCAAACCAAGTTAAAGCAGTAGATATTTTACAGGCGTTATCCGCTAGTTGTGGCAAAAGTATTATTGTGGATGAAGAGTTAAATCCTGACCATTTATCTTCCTATATGACGATTTCAGTTAAAAAGATCCCGTTACAAGATGTATTAGAAATAATTCTTGGTATGCGTGGCTTGGAATATACTATGGGAGATACTATCTTTGTTACCTCCCTGGCAAAGCTAAAGATAGACACAGTCTCTGAATATTATCGAGATAAAGGAGCAATGGTATTTCAAAAGGCACAAATAAAGTTTCCTAACGACTACAGAGTCGTGAGATCGTATTTTGAATTAGGAAAGTATTATTATGACTTGGGTTTTAAGTACCTTGCATTGCAAGAGTTTCAGGTTATCGTCAAAAAATATAAAAATTCTTTGCTTGCAAGAGAGGCTTTATTCAAGACAGGTAATTGTTATGAAGGGCTGAATGATCCCGAAGGCGCAAGAAAGATTTTTTTTAAATTCATATACAGTTATCCAAAAGATCCACTGGTAGATGATGCCCTTTTAGCGATAGGAAATTCTTTCATGGAACAGGGAATCTTTGGAGAGGCTTTAAATACATTTAAAAATCTTATCACGGAATATCCTGAAGAGAGCACTGCGCCCATCGCTCAATTAAATATTGCGAAAACGAACGTGAGAATGGGTAATTACAGGGATGCGATCAGGATTTTAATGGGTGCAAGACAGAAATATGATTCACCTGTAATCGGAGCTGCTATTGAGTATGAGATAGGCAATGTATTGTATTTATTAAAAGAATATCGTGATGCCGGGATTGTACTGGGAAATTTATTGATTTCAGGGCAGGGAGAAAAATATATAGAGGATGCTTCCTACTCACTGGCAGATTGTTTGTATAAACAGAGTAATTATTTTGATGCGTATCAGGTATTTAAGAAGGCGGTTGAGTCTTATCCAAAGAATAATAGGGCTTCATATGCCATGTATTGTATGGGAAGAAGCTTAAAAGCTATTAATATGCCGGAAATGGCAATATCAGTATTTAGTGAAGGAGTAATGGCTTTCCCTAATGATTACTATACAGGTAAAATGATGTTGGAAACTGCATGGTGTTATTTTGCTAAACAAGATTATCGGCTTGCCTATAATGTATTTAATAATTTTCTGAACATGTATCCCAATGATAAAGTGGTACTAGAATGTAAATTAGGAATGGCAGATGCCTTGTATAATGATAAACAATATGAAAAAGCAAGAGATGCATATCTGAGACTGCTTGACACGGTTAGCGATGATAAGATAAAACGGTACGCTTACAAAGGTATAGGTAATTGTTACAACCAAATGGGGGAGTTGAAACCTTCGATAGAGGCATATCAAACATATTTAAGTTATGGTGTCGCTACAGCCGCAAATGCGCAGGCTGAATAATCGTGTCATAAAAAGGATTTTACTAGTAAATCCCTTTCAACACAATACATACCCTTATTTTAAAAATCCTTCTTTTTTCCCATCTGTTTTAAATTTCAACTACAGAGTCGTGAATATGTTGAGATATTGCTGATTCAGTTATCCAAGAACCTTTACTGAAAAAAGAGTAGCAATAAAATAATCATATATACAATCACGTTTCTTAAACCTGTATATATCTGTAATATCAGTAATACCAGAGAATTAGCGTGTGCTGGACAAATACCGATCATGGTGGATTTTTTGGTTGATTCTCTGTCCCTTGTTTTGGCATCTTGGTTGCTACTTCCATATATCAAGGGATTATTTTTTGAATGTTGAGAAAAAGGTAACGGGACATGGAAATTAAGAAAAGAAACAGCATAGAAGTCATTTTCTGGGTAATTTCTCTCTTGATATTGATTTCTCATCCATTAGGAGCAAGAGGTGAGGCGTTTAAAGAGGGGAAAGGTTTCATAAGGAACCTTGTTGGTGAAAACAATGGCATAAAAACCACATTTTCGGGGAACAAGGATGTTATTGACAGGTCTCTCTTAAGACCAGTGAGTTTTGAAAAAGAAAAATCAGTACATGCTGTAACAAGTGATTTTGTTAAAAAAAACGGTAATGAAAAATCCATGGCAAAAAGTGTTGTTAATACAGAAAAGGTTGAGTCTGTTGTTGATAAACAGGAAATAACTGACGATACGTTAGATTCTGCAGCTAGTAAGGGGGTAGAAAGTCTGATCTCATTTCTTAAATCTGAAAGGGAAAAGCTGAAAGAGCTGGAAGGGCAGCTTAAGAGTATGAGGAGTTTCAATAAAAGTATCGGTAACAGTAAAGATGATTTAATGGAAGATGGAAAAAAGAATGAATCCGATACCTTTTTTTCAGGTAACGATTTCATGCAGAATGGAAGTGAGATGGATTTGAATGGAAATCATGAGGAAATGTTCAATGGCAGTCAAACAAAAAAAATTGTTCGTGCTATTGGAACATCGACGGTAAACTTAACATTGGACCACAAGAAAAGGAAAAATAATAGAAGAGAGATGGATAGTACGTTGACTCAACGATTAACAAATTTGGTCGGAGATATTGGGCCGTTAACTATTGCTGAAAGTTATTACAAATTGGGTGAGTATAACGAAGCATTAAAGACATACAAAAAGATTACACCGGAGGAGGCATCTAAAGATCAATATATATGGGTGCAGTTTCAAATTGCAAATTGTTATAGAAATATGAAGAAATTTGAGTTGGCAATGAATGAATTTCAAGGCTTTGTTGAAAAATATCCACAAGACACATTGGCTGAACAGGCAAAATGGTATATTGATGACACTGACTGGTGGATATCCTGGTATAAAAAAAATACAGTAGCCAGCAAACAGTTTAGTTCATTAAAGGATAATTTGGATCCCAAATAATAGTTGAGAAGGATTATGCAAGTGATACAAAATATGTCTCATAAAAAAATTACGAACGTTTGTGGAGAAGATCTTGCCGTAGCATTTAATCAATTCAACCTGTATACAAAACGACTGGAAGATGCGTACAATCAGCTTCAAAATAGAGTGAAGGAGATTGACAAGGAAATGGCGTATGCAAATGCGCGTTTAA
Above is a window of Candidatus Brocadiaceae bacterium DNA encoding:
- a CDS encoding sigma-54 dependent transcriptional regulator, whose amino-acid sequence is MDSKGIILIVDDDETIRLTMKDFLKGQGYEVLLAENCEETLEKTEEFLPDLILLDLRLPNVDGMELLEKVKKIDPTALMIVMTGYGSIDSAVEVMKLGAYDYLEKPFKLERLRLVIEKALRNRALRREVLELQAQKLTFSDEPNGLIIGNSPQMKEIYGLIKQVSKSSSTTVLIQGESGSGKELVARAVHRLSSRKNERFMDINCAALTESLLEAELFGYEKGSFTGATAAGKLGLFEVADKGTIFLDEIGEMGVLLQAKLLRILQERQFKRVGGINDIKIDVRIIASTNRDLEKEVAAGNFREDLYYRLKVLPIYVPPLRERKNDILLLAKHFIFIYNNEFKKNVYQVPHETEKALLEYHWPGNIRELKNVIERAVLIANGDTLLPKYVAIINSYKKTSINESCVDVENNDEDKGVSNDRSLSIIEKEHIQKILNDTSWRRAEAAKILGINRTTLYNKIKEYGLNQK
- a CDS encoding tetratricopeptide repeat protein: MSEDTFHESQEKVRRPESSIAENFAESMEYPQGEHSREVKKSTQTGKNKSRKLSSFTHYGATIVVMITVLGVIFCLFLVKKGWLLQGNTMVERIVEKKLEETLAKYLDTEKNNENSEDKNEITEKEPTGEEMDGKRLNSQGEQVIEEEDKTEYVLEANRLYEQKNYKQATMLYEKGLNKAMPFLNEDFLVYRLGDCYFNNRNYEEAIKILRTITNEYINSPYQLKSRFKIGECYAGMGYYRKARETLYSVVAQEGSCAEEDKSLVVESYFKIGSYYMKEAERLHKAVALEIDNEDSSTSE
- a CDS encoding STAS domain-containing protein; translated protein: MEIEIREKEKSVIVVPKGDLLFEGIDTLEMSLRRLREDGRCIMLDLSHTKYVSAKALGVMVSSVQSFKDKQKRLKFFNVNEYMKKFFDRIGIFKLIEIFDSEKDAIESLAPNVGIHEKELLWSKEKFIS
- a CDS encoding response regulator, coding for MKKRILLVDDEETLRWALYEALSEEGYEVDDTNDGIEALEMIKNTHYDLVISDLSMPTINGLQLVSEIKEIRPATKAVIITAYGSTEAVIEAMHLGVSDFITKPFKIEHIKNVILSAMSDAANSEGEICGEVEKGNDESDRQTENYSIERTLSDTLNYSFCDVVETGHFKVILFVCLPRDVDTKNIDVRVVSVFRYMAKIEKSSAVIVDGLNQYLCENIKNRYPVALFCAVFDKQKHTLSYSANGKALAGFLINSDREIKILNNSIYPLNMFPWIKYTESEVSALLNNKLILLHNDVFLEKMRDNKITTDEYLNKIIHKYSDNCGIMAKHIHQIISAKNQAVDGEKDEVVVVLNLMEKKDIFWEEKIFISVPLGSYAKTVDMLDQKLIPVVSDSFKRYEIVTSLNEAIMNAASFAYTNNRGEVLVKLLRLEQEILVEVSDYGCGFDAQPYNEVRDKECNDFIHKNGRGIFIMGKLMDRMMIQSSSASGTSVFMAKRVANNGN
- a CDS encoding tetratricopeptide repeat protein, whose translation is MSCIVIGIFVTTLVHGEQIMEAASHLQGKLNEEKNDLEKLRTQLQILKVEMYENQKIQEAKDKKGKEQGMGKQMTKTPIVINPNENILITKEIDDYDIPVYSIDANQVKAVDILQALSASCGKSIIVDEELNPDHLSSYMTISVKKIPLQDVLEIILGMRGLEYTMGDTIFVTSLAKLKIDTVSEYYRDKGAMVFQKAQIKFPNDYRVVRSYFELGKYYYDLGFKYLALQEFQVIVKKYKNSLLAREALFKTGNCYEGLNDPEGARKIFFKFIYSYPKDPLVDDALLAIGNSFMEQGIFGEALNTFKNLITEYPEESTAPIAQLNIAKTNVRMGNYRDAIRILMGARQKYDSPVIGAAIEYEIGNVLYLLKEYRDAGIVLGNLLISGQGEKYIEDASYSLADCLYKQSNYFDAYQVFKKAVESYPKNNRASYAMYCMGRSLKAINMPEMAISVFSEGVMAFPNDYYTGKMMLETAWCYFAKQDYRLAYNVFNNFLNMYPNDKVVLECKLGMADALYNDKQYEKARDAYLRLLDTVSDDKIKRYAYKGIGNCYNQMGELKPSIEAYQTYLSYGVATAANAQAE
- a CDS encoding tetratricopeptide repeat protein produces the protein MVWKMYQKILIVFVCCMTIGIASGKNEKPRIIVDSFKNNDKEGFPVQGVEAVLKSELMRSGYFTVVEKKLEYRISKETVVNPIIKMDNIDLEAREFPPDTIDVYAAIETKTVAAGEEKTDSDYCITGSLSQFGEKYRVDLTVVSIKDNGALNALVGECDSREDIPEMMEVLAQQVVRAVKMVNYPKDVDSILSNYHQGKITYGETADSLTDLASKVSGAFTVHCALFNHYRGNAEMRGKLIEEGERLIDLFDSDNEEHLKCMSIFGIDIFYELANTYSMLGRTDEAIDVYRRAVLITPFNHVNYYRQLGALYKLENNIDESLNAYNKAVNLDPVNFDTRFKLALMYEGCGYLSNAIEQFRSCLRYAQNSSESTKAKEKLNQLEVRIGRQ
- a CDS encoding tetratricopeptide repeat protein, producing the protein MEIKKRNSIEVIFWVISLLILISHPLGARGEAFKEGKGFIRNLVGENNGIKTTFSGNKDVIDRSLLRPVSFEKEKSVHAVTSDFVKKNGNEKSMAKSVVNTEKVESVVDKQEITDDTLDSAASKGVESLISFLKSEREKLKELEGQLKSMRSFNKSIGNSKDDLMEDGKKNESDTFFSGNDFMQNGSEMDLNGNHEEMFNGSQTKKIVRAIGTSTVNLTLDHKKRKNNRREMDSTLTQRLTNLVGDIGPLTIAESYYKLGEYNEALKTYKKITPEEASKDQYIWVQFQIANCYRNMKKFELAMNEFQGFVEKYPQDTLAEQAKWYIDDTDWWISWYKKNTVASKQFSSLKDNLDPK